In the Nitrososphaerota archaeon genome, one interval contains:
- a CDS encoding EamA family transporter produces the protein MLGELASLISAICWTFSAALYKIALKDTEPLIANIVRIILTSISLILICFLLNKINELFIFSLLPFFYIISSSLIGLGLGDLIYMYSLDSIGVSRAVPISSIYPLFTILFSFLFFNERISLIVFIGALIIILGIWILYKEEKSNLSNNNKNRDKKGYFAAILCAILWGLSISLMGEALKFLDSLIVNTLRTIVLSIFFIFLMIFNNIRRKIFNMKFRTCFILGLAGFIALGLGWISLSIGLILIGAAKAVPISSITPLFSLIIGKMFLKEKIGINIVIGAIIIFIGVIFINLG, from the coding sequence TTTAATCTCTGCCATATGCTGGACATTCTCAGCAGCATTATATAAAATAGCTCTTAAAGATACAGAACCATTAATTGCTAATATTGTTAGAATTATTCTTACATCAATATCATTAATATTAATTTGTTTTTTATTAAATAAAATAAATGAATTATTTATATTTTCATTATTACCATTTTTTTATATCATTTCAAGTTCTTTAATAGGATTAGGTTTAGGAGATTTAATATATATGTATAGTTTAGATTCTATAGGAGTTTCAAGAGCAGTACCAATTTCTTCTATATACCCACTTTTTACAATACTTTTCTCATTTTTATTTTTTAATGAAAGAATTTCTTTAATTGTTTTTATTGGAGCTTTAATAATTATTTTAGGAATATGGATATTATATAAAGAAGAAAAATCAAATTTATCAAATAATAATAAAAATCGTGATAAAAAAGGATATTTTGCAGCAATTTTATGTGCTATTCTATGGGGATTAAGTATAAGCTTAATGGGAGAAGCTTTAAAATTTTTAGATTCTTTAATCGTTAATACTTTAAGAACAATAGTTCTTTCAATATTTTTCATTTTTTTAATGATTTTTAATAATATTAGAAGAAAAATATTTAATATGAAATTTAGGACATGTTTTATATTAGGTTTGGCAGGATTTATTGCTCTTGGACTTGGATGGATTAGTTTATCTATAGGATTAATACTTATAGGTGCTGCTAAAGCTGTTCCAATTTCTTCTATTACTCCTTTATTTTCTTTAATTATTGGGAAAATGTTTTTAAAAGAAAAAATTGGAATAAATATAGTAATAGGTGCAATAATAATTTTTATTGGAGTTATATTCATTAATTTAGGATAA
- the pyrF gene encoding orotidine-5'-phosphate decarboxylase, translating to MNNFKEFVLKFAKEKNSRIVLALDLYKELYSLSINTRKEERKKLLNSAINLLSNLEEYIAGIKIGLPFSLCVNLDNVEKIIKDFSNKYFFICDFKIADIGYTNILIIRNILNIGFNAVIAHAIIGFKEGLEKIVSEAKKFNAGVLALCAMSHAGAEEFINKHYIELLEISAKSKVDGFILPATYPSYISIARKLYPWALIFSPGVGAQKATFGSAIHNGADFEIIGRAIYNAENPKKEIEKILKEMIKSKR from the coding sequence ATGAACAATTTTAAAGAATTTGTATTAAAATTTGCTAAAGAGAAAAATTCAAGAATAGTTTTAGCTTTAGATCTTTATAAAGAATTGTATAGTTTATCAATAAATACTAGAAAAGAAGAAAGGAAGAAACTTTTAAATTCAGCTATTAACCTTCTTTCTAATCTTGAAGAATATATTGCAGGAATTAAAATTGGATTACCTTTTTCTTTATGTGTAAATCTAGATAATGTAGAAAAAATAATTAAAGATTTTTCTAATAAATATTTTTTTATATGTGATTTTAAAATAGCTGATATTGGATATACAAATATTTTAATAATTAGAAATATTTTAAATATAGGTTTTAATGCAGTAATAGCACATGCAATTATAGGTTTTAAAGAGGGTCTTGAAAAAATAGTTTCAGAAGCTAAAAAATTTAATGCAGGAGTATTAGCTTTATGTGCCATGAGTCATGCTGGTGCAGAAGAATTTATTAATAAACATTATATTGAATTATTAGAAATATCTGCTAAATCTAAAGTAGATGGTTTTATTCTTCCAGCAACTTATCCATCATATATTTCTATTGCAAGGAAGCTTTATCCATGGGCTCTTATTTTCTCTCCTGGTGTAGGAGCACAAAAAGCAACTTTTGGCTCAGCTATACATAATGGAGCAGATTTTGAAATTATTGGAAGAGCTATATATAATGCAGAAAATCCTAAAAAAGAAATTGAAAAGATTTTAAAAGAAATGATTAAGAGTAAGAGGTAA
- the pyrE gene encoding orotate phosphoribosyltransferase encodes MENSILESIVLTLFNCKCILFNEFKLSSGITSPYYIDLRIIPSYPEAYDIISNAYVNKIKELNIRFDKICGIAVSGLPLAALVAYKLKKPFIYARKEKKEYGTKSLIEGVINKNDKILILDDVITTGGNIINTVNALREIDAIVEKAIVLVDREQGGFEKLKEMNVELISIIKVSQIFKILFDKELISKEKYKEILRYTSENLKII; translated from the coding sequence ATGGAAAATTCAATATTGGAATCTATTGTCTTAACATTATTTAATTGTAAGTGCATTTTATTTAATGAATTTAAACTTTCATCTGGAATAACTAGTCCATACTATATTGATTTAAGAATAATTCCATCTTATCCAGAAGCATATGATATTATTAGTAATGCGTATGTTAATAAAATAAAGGAATTAAATATAAGATTTGATAAAATATGTGGAATAGCTGTTTCTGGATTACCATTAGCTGCACTTGTTGCTTATAAATTGAAGAAACCATTCATATATGCTAGAAAAGAAAAAAAGGAATATGGTACAAAGAGTTTAATAGAAGGAGTTATAAATAAAAATGACAAAATTTTAATTTTAGATGATGTTATAACAACTGGTGGAAATATAATTAATACAGTTAATGCTTTAAGAGAAATAGATGCGATAGTAGAAAAAGCAATTGTTTTAGTTGATCGTGAACAAGGCGGATTTGAAAAACTTAAAGAAATGAATGTAGAATTGATATCGATAATCAAAGTTTCTCAAATATTTAAAATACTTTTTGATAAAGAGCTTATTTCAAAAGAAAAATATAAAGAAATTTTAAGATATACTAGTGAAAACCTTAAGATAATATAA
- a CDS encoding uroporphyrinogen decarboxylase family protein → MGKLLERFYQAIMHKESDQVPVWIVSSENTYAAFCGIKLIELYKDPAKMLECQLSFIKRFPNALFSILNLWPRLSGPGDGITTAFGAELIWSENNAPWTKPIIKDPKDIDNLKIPDPYKDGRLPIQLEGLRYYMEKAPIEIREKYGLLDNNAYCPGGVEYAALLIGYDKFLLGFHKYPEKIHKLIEIVTDLSIEYVKAQEKIVGKITKIFLSDHSATFMSRKEFETFCIPYLKKITNTFKNSIIIYHNEGNIKHLIDLVPKIEADCWHLGENIDLLNAKRIIGDKICLIGNIDPINIMLRGDPEKVDEACKDAIKKAAHNGGYILAPGGGFVANTPPENIDAMIKAAEKYGKYPINEA, encoded by the coding sequence ATGGGAAAATTGTTAGAACGTTTTTATCAAGCAATTATGCATAAAGAATCTGATCAAGTTCCGGTATGGATTGTTTCTTCTGAAAATACATATGCAGCATTTTGTGGAATAAAATTAATAGAGCTTTATAAAGATCCTGCTAAAATGCTCGAATGCCAATTATCATTCATAAAAAGATTTCCAAACGCATTATTCAGTATATTAAATCTATGGCCAAGATTAAGCGGCCCAGGAGATGGAATAACAACTGCTTTTGGAGCTGAATTAATTTGGTCAGAAAATAATGCTCCTTGGACAAAACCAATTATTAAAGATCCAAAAGATATAGATAATCTTAAAATTCCAGATCCATATAAAGATGGGAGATTACCAATTCAACTTGAAGGATTAAGATATTATATGGAAAAAGCTCCTATAGAAATTAGAGAAAAATATGGTTTATTAGATAATAATGCGTATTGCCCTGGAGGAGTTGAATATGCAGCTCTTCTTATTGGCTATGATAAATTCCTTTTAGGTTTTCATAAATATCCTGAAAAAATACATAAGCTTATAGAAATTGTAACAGATTTATCAATAGAATATGTAAAAGCACAAGAAAAAATTGTTGGAAAAATTACAAAAATATTTTTATCTGATCATTCTGCAACATTTATGTCAAGAAAAGAATTTGAAACATTTTGTATACCATATTTAAAGAAAATAACAAATACTTTTAAAAATTCTATAATAATTTATCATAATGAGGGGAATATAAAACATCTTATAGATTTAGTTCCAAAGATTGAAGCAGATTGTTGGCATTTAGGTGAAAATATAGATTTACTTAATGCAAAGAGAATTATTGGAGATAAAATATGTCTTATAGGAAATATAGATCCAATTAATATTATGTTAAGAGGGGATCCTGAAAAAGTTGATGAAGCATGTAAAGATGCTATTAAAAAAGCAGCTCATAATGGAGGATATATATTAGCTCCAGGTGGAGGTTTTGTTGCTAATACTCCTCCAGAAAATATAGATGCTATGATAAAAGCAGCAGAAAAATATGGAAAATATCCTATTAATGAAGCGTAA
- the pyrB gene encoding aspartate carbamoyltransferase, with protein sequence MFKGRDVLSILDFKRDEIERIFEVSNEMKKILTKGKSNLLEGKILATAFFEPSTRTKLSFETAMQRLGGSVIGFSEPSISSIAKGENISDTIRMLDSYADIIVIRHRLEGVAKLAAEIANSPVINGGDGTHNHPTQSIIDLYTIWNKFGKIDGLNICVLGDLKYGRAAISFIHGLTLFNPKKIFLVSPQLLKIRQEVRDFLKSIGLNIYETESLEEVLNDIDVLYVTRIQKERFPDPAEYEKVKGSYRINIEMLKNAKDDLIILHPLPRIDEIDINIDYTKYAYYFKQAANGIPVRMSLLALLLGAIE encoded by the coding sequence ATGTTTAAAGGAAGAGACGTTCTTTCAATACTAGATTTTAAAAGGGATGAAATAGAACGTATATTTGAAGTTTCAAATGAAATGAAAAAAATTTTAACTAAAGGAAAATCAAATCTTTTAGAGGGAAAAATTCTTGCAACTGCTTTTTTTGAACCTAGTACTAGAACAAAACTTAGTTTTGAAACAGCAATGCAAAGATTAGGTGGCTCAGTTATTGGTTTTTCTGAACCAAGTATTTCATCTATTGCTAAAGGTGAAAATATTTCTGATACTATTAGAATGCTTGATTCTTATGCTGATATTATAGTTATTCGTCATAGATTAGAGGGGGTAGCAAAATTAGCTGCAGAAATAGCAAATTCACCTGTAATAAATGGTGGTGATGGAACACATAATCATCCAACTCAATCAATAATAGATTTATATACTATTTGGAATAAATTTGGAAAAATTGATGGATTAAATATTTGTGTTCTTGGAGATTTAAAATATGGTAGAGCTGCAATTTCTTTTATACATGGATTAACATTATTTAATCCTAAAAAAATTTTCTTAGTTTCTCCTCAATTATTAAAAATTAGACAAGAAGTAAGAGATTTTCTCAAATCTATAGGATTAAATATTTATGAAACAGAATCTTTGGAAGAAGTTTTAAATGATATTGATGTACTATATGTTACAAGAATACAAAAAGAACGCTTTCCAGATCCAGCAGAATATGAAAAAGTTAAAGGAAGTTATAGAATTAATATTGAAATGCTTAAAAATGCAAAAGATGATTTAATAATTCTTCATCCACTTCCAAGAATAGATGAAATAGATATTAATATAGATTATACAAAATATGCATACTACTTTAAACAAGCAGCTAATGGGATTCCTGTTAGAATGAGTTTACTTGCATTACTATTAGGAGCTATTGAATAA
- the pyrI gene encoding aspartate carbamoyltransferase regulatory subunit, giving the protein MSEELVVRKIRDGTVIDHIPAGQALNVLRIMGIKGFEGNRIAIVMNVESKKLGKKDIVKIENREIAPEEINKIALIAPNATINIIRNYKVIKKEKVTLPDKIKNIVKCINPTCITNQERESIIPAFKLISKNPIILLCEYCERYLLQEDIIRQFE; this is encoded by the coding sequence TTGTCGGAAGAACTTGTTGTTAGAAAAATAAGAGATGGAACAGTAATTGACCATATTCCCGCTGGTCAAGCATTAAATGTTTTACGTATAATGGGTATAAAAGGTTTTGAAGGAAATAGGATTGCAATAGTAATGAATGTTGAAAGTAAAAAACTTGGAAAGAAGGATATTGTTAAAATTGAAAATCGTGAAATAGCTCCGGAAGAAATTAATAAAATTGCTTTAATAGCTCCGAATGCAACAATAAATATTATTAGAAATTATAAAGTAATAAAAAAAGAAAAAGTAACTCTTCCTGATAAAATTAAAAATATTGTAAAATGTATAAATCCTACATGTATAACAAATCAAGAAAGAGAATCTATTATTCCAGCATTTAAATTAATTTCTAAAAATCCTATAATACTTTTATGTGAATATTGTGAAAGATATCTTTTACAAGAAGATATAATAAGACAATTTGAGTAG
- a CDS encoding amino acid ABC transporter ATP-binding protein: protein MKEKILTIKELRAGYGKVEVLKGINLEVDKGEKIVVIGPSGSGKSTLLKCIPMLIKPWSGEIIFNGKVVTNDPSSLKEIRTKIGFVFQQYSLFPHMNLLRNVALPLELGKGLKKKDAENIALSILSRLGLSDLAFKYPLELSGGQQQRAAIARALAIDPILLLLDEPTSALDPELRYEVVETLYDVAKQGRSMIIVTHEIDFAEAAADRVIFIEGGIIVEEGDAREMLKKPKIARTEKFLRKLKSPIK, encoded by the coding sequence ATGAAGGAAAAAATTCTTACTATTAAAGAGCTTAGAGCAGGATATGGTAAAGTAGAAGTATTAAAAGGAATTAATTTAGAAGTTGATAAGGGAGAGAAAATTGTAGTGATTGGGCCCAGTGGATCGGGTAAAAGTACATTGCTTAAATGCATACCTATGCTTATTAAACCGTGGTCTGGTGAAATTATTTTTAATGGTAAAGTTGTAACAAATGATCCTAGCTCTCTTAAAGAAATTAGAACAAAAATTGGATTTGTTTTTCAGCAATATAGTCTTTTTCCACATATGAATTTATTAAGAAATGTTGCATTACCATTAGAATTAGGTAAAGGCCTAAAGAAGAAAGATGCTGAGAATATAGCTTTATCTATTTTGAGTCGTTTAGGATTAAGTGATTTAGCGTTTAAATATCCACTTGAGCTTTCGGGTGGACAACAACAACGAGCAGCAATAGCAAGAGCTTTAGCAATAGATCCGATATTACTTCTATTAGATGAACCAACTTCTGCTCTCGATCCAGAACTTAGGTATGAAGTTGTTGAGACACTATATGATGTTGCAAAGCAAGGTAGATCAATGATTATAGTTACTCATGAAATAGATTTTGCTGAAGCTGCGGCTGACAGAGTTATATTCATTGAAGGGGGAATAATAGTTGAAGAAGGTGATGCTAGAGAAATGCTTAAAAAACCAAAGATAGCAAGAACAGAAAAATTTCTTAGAAAACTTAAGAGTCCTATAAAATGA
- a CDS encoding amino acid ABC transporter permease, with protein sequence MDLNQFFLKILPYIAEGIPVTLQLTIFSFTLGLALGIILAAARIFAISPISGIARIYIEFFRGTPLLVQLFFIYFGLPAAGIKLDAFTASVLAIGLNSAAYQAEILRSAIKGIPEEQFLSAESLGMSKSEIYRFIILPQAIRIATPALVNEFVALVKYTSLASIIGVAELLRKTEYMVAYTFRPEMYLVAAMFYLAICLPSSQISKILEHKYAIPGYKRTLV encoded by the coding sequence TTGGACCTAAACCAATTTTTTTTAAAAATCCTTCCTTATATAGCTGAAGGCATACCTGTTACACTTCAATTAACAATATTTTCATTTACTTTAGGTTTAGCTTTAGGCATTATTTTGGCTGCTGCTAGAATTTTCGCAATAAGCCCAATATCAGGAATTGCACGTATATATATAGAATTTTTTAGAGGTACGCCGCTACTTGTTCAATTATTCTTTATTTATTTTGGTTTACCAGCAGCCGGTATTAAATTAGATGCGTTTACAGCTTCAGTTCTTGCAATAGGTTTAAATAGTGCTGCATATCAAGCTGAAATCCTTAGATCAGCAATTAAAGGAATACCTGAAGAACAATTTTTATCAGCCGAATCCCTTGGAATGAGTAAGAGTGAAATTTATAGATTCATTATTTTACCACAAGCCATAAGAATAGCCACTCCTGCTTTAGTTAATGAATTTGTAGCTCTTGTTAAATATACTTCTTTAGCTTCGATAATAGGTGTTGCAGAACTGCTTAGAAAAACCGAATATATGGTAGCATATACATTCAGACCAGAAATGTATCTTGTAGCAGCTATGTTTTATCTTGCTATATGTTTACCATCATCTCAAATCTCAAAAATTCTAGAACATAAATATGCTATTCCAGGATATAAAAGGACTCTAGTATGA
- a CDS encoding ABC transporter substrate-binding protein — translation MKTGKNINIVWLAVALVVGIIIGALGYYVVSFFIVPQKPLSLVDTIKSRGKLIVGTSADWPPFEYIDAQGNFAGIDIVLAEKIAKALNVKLEIKDMKFAALIEALKGGQIDLILADMHITAEREKEVDFSKEYYIAYECAIVTLKNKASQFIDIPSLYGKNIGVQLGTIQEEWANNNLKDKASIISYDRVYPEMVMTLKRGDLDAIVVGDIIATVLERRDPDLIVAKRVGSLAGAAVAVPQGAEDLKYVVNKVIEDLIKSGEMEQIFQEEIGKWLGE, via the coding sequence ATGAAAACAGGTAAAAATATAAATATTGTATGGCTTGCAGTAGCGCTAGTTGTAGGTATTATCATTGGTGCTCTTGGCTACTATGTTGTATCATTTTTTATAGTTCCACAAAAACCATTATCTCTTGTAGATACGATTAAAAGTAGGGGAAAGCTAATAGTAGGAACTAGTGCTGATTGGCCACCATTTGAATATATTGATGCTCAAGGTAATTTTGCTGGAATAGATATTGTCTTAGCTGAAAAAATAGCTAAGGCTCTCAATGTCAAATTAGAAATTAAGGATATGAAATTTGCAGCTCTTATAGAAGCTTTAAAAGGGGGGCAAATAGACCTTATATTGGCTGATATGCATATTACAGCAGAAAGAGAAAAAGAAGTTGATTTCTCAAAAGAATATTATATTGCTTATGAGTGCGCTATTGTTACATTAAAAAATAAAGCAAGTCAATTTATAGATATCCCATCACTTTATGGTAAAAATATTGGCGTTCAACTTGGAACTATACAAGAAGAGTGGGCTAATAATAACTTAAAGGATAAAGCTAGTATAATATCGTACGATAGAGTATATCCTGAGATGGTTATGACTCTTAAGAGAGGTGACCTTGATGCAATAGTTGTTGGCGACATAATAGCAACAGTTTTAGAGAGAAGAGACCCAGACTTAATAGTAGCAAAGCGTGTTGGTAGTCTTGCTGGAGCAGCTGTAGCTGTGCCTCAAGGTGCAGAAGATCTTAAGTATGTAGTTAATAAAGTTATTGAAGATCTCATTAAGTCAGGAGAAATGGAACAAATATTCCAAGAAGAAATTGGTAAATGGCTTGGAGAGTAA
- a CDS encoding dihydroorotate dehydrogenase electron transfer subunit, which yields MIEKFSNNVDPYYKHSFKIARVKKVVNEARRIKSLYIETNITSPPIPGQFLMVWLPGAEEIPISISDFKNGIVRLTIANVGLTTSLLSEVKINEKIFYRGPYGNGFNLKSNSFYVTIGGGYGVAPLVYAIKKILEYNSKAIYIIGAETKSDLLFIKEIEDLEIPYYIATEDGSIGYKGVVTDLFKNLMDSFLKDKKYTILTCGPEKMMKKIVEIALKNKINVQACLERYMKCGFGICGSCVLEPLGLRVCLDGPVFNGEILEKTLFGKETRLPSGARTKVY from the coding sequence ATGATAGAAAAATTTTCTAACAATGTTGATCCATATTATAAGCATTCATTTAAAATAGCTAGAGTTAAAAAAGTAGTAAATGAAGCAAGAAGAATAAAATCTTTATATATAGAAACAAATATAACTTCTCCTCCAATTCCAGGACAATTTTTAATGGTTTGGCTTCCAGGAGCTGAAGAAATTCCTATTAGTATTTCAGATTTTAAAAATGGAATTGTTAGATTAACAATAGCAAATGTTGGATTAACAACTTCTTTATTGAGTGAAGTTAAAATTAATGAGAAAATTTTTTATCGGGGACCATATGGTAATGGATTTAATTTAAAATCTAATTCATTCTATGTTACAATTGGTGGAGGTTATGGTGTTGCTCCTTTAGTTTATGCTATTAAAAAAATTTTAGAATATAATAGTAAAGCAATTTATATAATTGGAGCAGAAACAAAATCAGATTTATTATTTATTAAAGAAATTGAAGATTTAGAAATTCCTTATTATATTGCAACTGAAGATGGTTCAATTGGTTATAAAGGAGTTGTTACAGATTTATTTAAAAATTTAATGGACAGCTTTCTGAAAGATAAAAAATACACAATTTTAACATGTGGCCCCGAGAAAATGATGAAAAAAATTGTTGAAATTGCTTTAAAAAATAAAATTAATGTTCAAGCATGCTTAGAAAGATATATGAAATGTGGTTTTGGCATATGTGGCTCATGTGTTCTAGAACCCTTAGGGCTTAGAGTATGTTTAGATGGACCAGTTTTTAATGGAGAAATATTAGAAAAAACACTTTTTGGTAAAGAAACTAGACTCCCCTCTGGAGCAAGAACAAAGGTGTATTAA
- a CDS encoding dihydroorotase family protein: MSILIKGKIHTGEKMIKGSILIENEKISKVVVGEINQTVSEKIDFSNYENIIILPGLIDIHTHLRDLDYSYKEDFISGTRAAAKGGYTIIADMPNTKPKTNNIKNLIEKNNLAKSKALIDYALYYGFPNNEKDLGNEVTKLCSGIKFYSYEDYYFNENNEIIEKVFSFAYEENIPIIVHAENPIFFKGSGSNFFDRPIEAEISAVKDFLEISKKYNFHLHITHISSAISVKIIEKHRFNGYANITIDTCPHYIFLDETSIRFLGSFAKVYPPLRKMSDCLYLLKSLKNGVIDIVSSDHAPHSFNEKMKPYEEAPAGIPGLETTAPLLLTLVNKNEISIERFIELFSINPAKLLNIKKVGLIKEGYYGNITIVDMKHEGEIKAEYFESKAKYSPFNNWKIKGKPIATIVRGKTVMLNDEVFNFIGWGKNVRTYDQY; the protein is encoded by the coding sequence ATGAGCATACTCATAAAAGGTAAAATTCATACTGGAGAAAAAATGATTAAGGGATCAATATTGATTGAAAATGAAAAAATTTCAAAAGTAGTTGTTGGAGAAATTAATCAAACTGTTTCTGAAAAAATAGATTTTAGCAATTATGAAAATATCATTATACTTCCAGGTTTAATAGATATTCATACACATTTAAGAGATTTAGATTATAGTTATAAAGAAGATTTTATTAGTGGAACAAGAGCAGCAGCTAAAGGTGGATATACAATCATTGCAGATATGCCTAATACAAAGCCTAAAACAAATAATATAAAAAATCTTATAGAGAAAAACAATTTAGCAAAATCAAAAGCATTAATAGATTATGCTCTTTATTATGGTTTTCCAAATAATGAAAAAGATTTAGGAAATGAAGTAACTAAACTTTGTTCTGGAATTAAATTTTATTCATATGAAGATTATTATTTTAATGAAAATAATGAAATTATTGAAAAAGTTTTTTCTTTTGCATATGAAGAAAATATTCCTATAATAGTTCATGCTGAAAATCCAATATTTTTTAAAGGTTCAGGAAGTAATTTTTTCGATAGACCTATTGAAGCAGAAATTTCAGCTGTAAAAGATTTCTTAGAAATTTCTAAAAAGTATAATTTTCATCTTCATATAACTCATATTTCTTCAGCTATTAGTGTAAAAATTATTGAAAAGCATAGGTTTAATGGATATGCTAATATAACAATAGATACTTGTCCACATTATATTTTTCTAGATGAAACTAGTATTAGATTTTTAGGGAGTTTTGCTAAAGTTTATCCACCTCTTAGAAAAATGAGTGATTGTTTATATTTATTAAAAAGTTTAAAAAATGGAGTTATAGACATTGTTTCTTCAGATCATGCTCCTCATTCTTTTAATGAGAAAATGAAACCTTATGAAGAAGCCCCAGCTGGTATTCCAGGATTAGAAACTACTGCCCCTTTATTACTTACACTTGTAAATAAAAATGAAATAAGTATTGAAAGATTCATTGAATTATTTTCAATAAATCCAGCTAAGCTTTTAAATATAAAAAAAGTAGGATTAATTAAAGAAGGATATTATGGGAACATAACTATAGTAGATATGAAGCATGAAGGAGAAATAAAAGCAGAATATTTTGAAAGTAAAGCTAAATATAGCCCATTCAATAATTGGAAAATTAAAGGTAAGCCTATCGCAACTATTGTGAGAGGAAAAACAGTAATGCTTAATGATGAAGTATTCAATTTTATTGGGTGGGGTAAAAATGTCAGAACTTACGACCAATATTAG
- a CDS encoding dihydroorotate dehydrogenase, translated as MSELTTNISSLKLKNPTMLASGILGVSGSLLKKVALEGGAGAVVTKSLTYKPRNGYQNPVIIGVKCGFINAIGLANQGYEEFLKEELPIVKESNVPIIVSLAGENLNEFKEMSLKVEKAGADAIELNLSCPHVEKHGFEIGHDPELVYNIIKELKKEIKIPIFVKIGLMDNLKDVALMIEKAGADAIVAINTIKAMAIDIHSFKPILSNIFGGLSGPAIHPIAIRCVYELYETVKIPLIGVGGIENWNDAIEFILAGASAIQIGSAIAIKGIEIFKEINNGLRNYLEKNGFSNINEIIGLAHKK; from the coding sequence ATGTCAGAACTTACGACCAATATTAGTTCTCTTAAATTAAAAAATCCAACAATGCTTGCTTCAGGAATACTTGGTGTAAGTGGGTCATTATTAAAAAAAGTTGCTTTAGAAGGAGGTGCAGGAGCAGTCGTGACTAAAAGTTTAACATATAAACCTAGGAATGGCTATCAAAATCCTGTTATAATTGGTGTAAAATGTGGATTTATAAATGCTATTGGACTTGCAAATCAAGGATATGAAGAATTTCTTAAAGAAGAGCTCCCAATCGTTAAAGAAAGTAATGTTCCAATTATAGTTAGTTTAGCTGGTGAAAATTTAAATGAATTTAAAGAGATGAGTTTAAAAGTAGAGAAAGCTGGAGCAGATGCTATAGAATTAAATCTTTCATGCCCTCATGTTGAAAAACATGGTTTTGAAATAGGGCATGACCCAGAACTTGTGTACAATATCATTAAAGAATTGAAAAAGGAAATAAAAATACCTATATTTGTAAAAATTGGCTTAATGGATAATTTAAAAGATGTTGCATTAATGATTGAAAAAGCTGGAGCAGATGCTATTGTAGCAATAAATACTATTAAAGCTATGGCTATAGATATTCATTCTTTTAAACCAATCCTTTCTAATATTTTTGGTGGTTTATCTGGGCCTGCTATACATCCAATAGCTATTAGATGCGTTTATGAATTATATGAAACTGTTAAAATACCACTTATTGGAGTTGGTGGAATTGAAAATTGGAATGATGCTATAGAATTTATTTTAGCTGGAGCAAGCGCAATTCAAATAGGTTCTGCTATTGCTATTAAAGGTATAGAAATTTTTAAAGAAATCAATAATGGATTAAGAAACTATCTTGAAAAAAATGGTTTTAGTAATATTAATGAAATAATTGGTTTAGCTCATAAAAAATAA